The Pseudomonadota bacterium nucleotide sequence CGCTACCTTCAGAAGACGTGGGGCATTCCCGACACGCAGGTCATCTCCCATCGACAGGTCGACAACCTGACCGGTCATCCCGGTCGCAAGCCAGACCCCACGTTCCGCTTCATGAACCGGCTGTACGACGCGATCCGCGAGCCGGGCAGCAGCGCCTGAACGCGCCGCGGTCTCTCGTTCGCATCTGCGGGTCTAGGGCTCTGTGGCGCGCACCTCGATGGACGTCTTGCCCTCGCCATAGACGTTGGAGAGGTTCTTGGGCGTGATAAGGAACACAAGCCCTTTGTAGACGATCTTGCGCGTGCCGCTGAAACAAGGCTTCACAGAGACCCCCTGGCGCACCGTGGCCACGTCGACTGTCTGCGTGACGTACGGCAGGCCCTTGCGGTTTGGCTCCATATGATAGATCACGATGGCGCAGTCCGCCTGCCCGCCCTTCTCACACCCCCCGAAACCCGGGTCGCCCTCGTGGCTCTCTCCGATGGAGACATCGAAGCGACCGTGCCTCGCGGAGACGAAGGTCGCACTGAACCCCTCGTAGCTGTCTCTCAAGATGACGGCTGCGGGAACCTTCACGGTGGTGCGCGCCCAGGCGTTGGCGACCAGCGAAGCGCACATGATGACGACCGTGGCGAACAGATGGCGTATGCTCATGGGGTCGCATTACCATCGAGCGCGCGGTAAATCCTTCGCGAGACAGGCAATCGATCAGGCGAAGCGAACCCGGGGGGCGCCTCGGCCGTAGCGCTGCACATAGTTTCGCAGCAGCATGCGAGACACGCGGTGGTTCGGGTCGGGCACGGCGCCGACCTCATAGCGGTCACCCTTGCGGGTCGACCACGTCACGAGAAGGGCCAGGTGCGTGCAACCGTTGCGCTCCGGAACGCGAACCAGCATCGATCGACCCACGTCGAGCCGCGCGTGAGACTGGAGTCGCGCGCCGTCGATGCTGACATCGACCAGTCGGCCATCGTAGAGAAGGTTCCCCAGCTCGA carries:
- a CDS encoding PilZ domain-containing protein — protein: MFRLLRSLLGMDSPAERRRSERYLDSTRVDLELGNLLYDGRLVDVSIDGARLQSHARLDVGRSMLVRVPERNGCTHLALLVTWSTRKGDRYEVGAVPDPNHRVSRMLLRNYVQRYGRGAPRVRFA